TTATTGATATTTTGAAGATGCCCTGTATCATTAAAAGGAACAAATGTGGTAATTCTAAACGACAATGGAACAAGAGATTGTCAGTACAACGGGGATACAAATTGGCTTCCTGAAGATGGCTGCGTTTTCATCGTTGATTCTGAACAACCTGAAAGTCTAAACGCCTCCCTTATGTCACATCAATATTTAGATCAAGTATATCTCACTTCCTTAAAACAAGCTCGTTATAGACAATTACTGTCTTATCAGTAGCGTGgaattgaaaatttaataaaaaatgaaaccaTGAAGAGCGTCTAGccttcaatgaaatttttccattCAAGGATATTTCTTAGATTTTGGCATATATGTTAGAAACTGTAGTTACACAAACGCGTTTGTATCTAACGATGGTTTGTCGTGTGCAGGTACTGGCGTTCTGTCATAGTGACGAAAGCGATCCGGTCAACTTGCACAACCATGAGGCACCGAACGAACACAACCGACTATGCAATCAACGAAGTGTTTGGGATGTCATGCTGTCTTCTATTGATTTCAAGAACAAAGCCAATCTACCGCAGGTCGGATTTGTGAACCCACAACCCACTTTCAAAGTGATTCAACCAAAGACACCACGCTACGTGCTAGTTCTGGACACTTCTGGAAGCATGAATGGTGTAAGTTACAACATATTGTTTTTAGGCCTCTTTAAGCACGAGCAGAAAATGAGATATTTACATTACTGATTCCCGCTGGTTatgcaagttttattttaatagaTCAATTACGATTCTATGATGACTGCTTCGTCATCTTTCATATCATACTACGTTCCCGACAAAAGCGCAGTTGGGATTGTTGAGTTCAATTACGAAGCACAAGAACTTTGTCCGTTGATTATGATAAATACTCAAACCGATCGCAATTATCTGCTAAACCGTTTGCCATCTCCACCTGATGGCGGCACTGCAATTGGCCGTGGAATCTTAAAGGGGATTGAAGTAACGAATacattgttataaaaatttcGTTTTATCTGTCTATATTATGTCTATccattttaattcattttacCTTGAAGAAAACGTTTGGGTATAAGAAGAAGTGGGTTTGTTTAGAAAGTGCATATCTACGagtatttgcaaaattttgaaacagttTTTGCCTTGTCGTTTACTTAGTAAAACAATCCACTTAAAATCTATGAAGTAAAGCTGCTCTTCAAACTATAACAAAATTCTAACAAAATTCatgaagttaaatttttattcagacgcttttaattattttttcagaCCATGACCGATTTTGGAGATTCTTCAGGAGGTCACCTCATTGTACTTACAGACGGTCAAGAAAATGTTGCTCCGTATATTAACGAAGTTCGAGAGGATCCGACATTTAAAAGCGCGGTATGAAAAATAtagcaataaataataataaataatattatgTGATTGTTCAGCATAATCTACTTgaacttttttattaaagcTTGTCCGTGATTTTTCAAACATCCCAGAAGGACCTTTCATATAACTCAGACAAAACAATACACACAATATAGCATGTATTAACATCAATTAATCATTTACAGACATCATTCTTGggttaaactttaaaaaaatgtttagaacGTAATTGTCGACTCCGTGTTTTTCGGAACGTCTGGTAGTGTTGATCTCCAGAAGTTAAGTGATGAGACAGGAGGTAGAACTACCTCACCTAATGATTTAAAGAGTCTTATTGAAGCATTTCAAACACTTTCTGAAAACAATGATGGAGATATTCAAGATAAACAGTTTCAGGTTggcaaataaatgtttatttttgtttattgttgtcAAGATCCTTCCCCTTcaaactaataaacatttaccgTATAGATGTAAAGATGAAATTGCCGTATTTATTGTAGATTTTTTCTGGATCTCACTTCATGAATGCGCACGACTTCACTAGCGGAATGGTGGTGCTGGATTCGACTGTTGGAAAAAACACTCTGTTTGGTATATCGTGGTCTCAGTACCCTTATGCCCCAGACGTGGTAATTACCAACCCTACTGGAGAAAAATACTGTTCTACCCCACGTCCGCGTTGTGACAGCACAGGAGTCAGTGAGAACATCAACATAAAGACAATCAATTTTCAAATTCCTGGAGTTGCCAAGGCAAGAGCTCAATCCTTTAGGTCTACgctgtgaaaaaaatttgcaataacaaaaaatgcaaagcCGGAATCGTCTGCGATTACAACAGTATAGTCTAGTAAAACATTTCGCATTATGTTCTAACTATAGTTGAggtttttcaacttgtttgtctCAGGTTTATACAGTAATATACACTTCCCTGTTATGCAATATGCAGGCAGGTAACTGGATATACGAAATAAGAACCGACACTCACTCCATGACTGTCAACGTATTGGTAACTAGCCAGGCTGCGGATAAGGACGTTCCGCCAATCGTTGTAGAATCATCCATTTCTTCGTCAGATGTTTCCAGTGGTTCGCCGCTCGTTGTGAACGCAAAggtgaaaaaagttgttaaaattgaGAGAAAGTTATCAAAAACTTTAGTTAAATAATTGATGAACTCCAGCAACTTCTTCTAAAAGTTTATGTTGCTTGATTTAGGTTTCTATGGGATATGAACCAATTTTGAAAGCGCTTGTTACGGCCAAAATCACATCCACAGACACTGGCGCAGTGCATATGCTTGACCTCTATGACGGTGGTTCaggtcaaaattgtttccTTTATAATATGATTCACTTACAAAAAATGAACGTGATTACACTATTTCGTAGGTGCACACGGAGCAGTATAATAAGTGTAGGCTTAATGATAAAACCTATATACATTTACAGCTCCCGATGTGCGAAAAAATGACGGTATATATTCCAGATATGTCACGGAGTTCTCAAATACAGGACGATACTCTGTGCAGGTATATGCAAGAGTTGCGCATTTAAGTAGTTTACCTgtgcaaaaaaactttgaaagaaaattCTTTGTACACTATTTTAGGTTAGCGTTCAGGGATTTGGAAACAACATTTCAGCAGCCGGACCTGCGTTATCGCCAGGATCACCTGCAGCATTTAACTTCGGGCATGTTGACAGCAAAGGTTTGTAGCTTTTCAGGAATATATTGTTAAGCAATGGGAAACATTAAGAGAAAGTTTGCAACACCTCCTGCACTTGTATTATAggaaatattgttttaaaccCTGCCGCTCACGAACACGTAACATCGAGCAAGCAAAGCGGAACGACCACGACAGACATCGATCCGTTCACTCGTATTGATACTGCAGgagcttttttcttttccgAGTAAACATTAAAGATATTTAATCTaacaacaaacttatttttattcaaCAATTCAAGTTTGCGTGTGTGCTTCACGTACTGTACTTTTTTCTTGTGTTATAGAACAGCAAGTGCAGACTCAAGCGATCTCTTCCCACCAAGCAGAGTAATCGACCTGACAGTTAAACAAGTTGATGCCCTCGACGTCAGTCAAGGAGTTCTGTTGACATTCACCTCACCAGGAGATGATTATGACGCTGGAACCGGTAATAAACTTATGTGTTATGCCTATTTTTCTTCCGAACATAAACAGTAGCCTAAGATAGGAATGTAGAcgattaaaattttatcttgTTTGTACTTAGACAAGCAGGACAGCATGATCTGTATAAATCAATTAACTTGTGTAAATAAAGCACAGATTAGTAAGCTTACCGACAATAACCTTAAATTCGATTGAAATGTAACTTGTCTGTTGTCCgcaacatttttttcagttgCGCTatgtttgactgttataaaaatatatcgtGGTACTTCTTGTGCTGTAAGTTGGTACTGTTATACTGTAGAGTAAAACATGAACCACATTTGAAATCTTTTTCAGTGTGAATttactttatattttatttaaagccAATTCCTACGAGATTCGTTACACTTACGGCAGTCCGAGTTCTCTTTCTAAATCGTTTACCGCCCAAAATCCTGTAAAAAGCGGAAACCTTATATCCGGCGATTTAACGCATCCCAGTGTTGCCAATAGCATAGAAAACTTTGTGGTCAACCTCACAGATATTCCAACAGATAAGGATTTAGTAACGTGAGTATAAATTTTCTTAAGAAACTtggaaaatgacttttttgGTTTGCTAAATCTGTGCTGTAGTCTGTACAGTTACTTAAGCAGCTCTCATATACGGTTAGCAATGGTTTAGTAACACTACTtcttatttgttattttttatctgTCCTGTTTTTATTGCTTGTGGCTAGTTCTGTTTGCTAGTTTGTTTAATCTTCGGCATCCGCTGTTcattattttaacattttcctTTCAGAGTCGCTTTTGCGCTTCGTGCTACTGATGATGATAACAAAGTTGCCGATGTCTCCAACATAGCGATGATGAATCTCTTCTTGAAACCTCCGGCTGTGTCTTGCTCTAATGGAGAGGGATCTCCAATAAGTTCGATtccatttgaaaaaaaaggcgattgcaaaaacttttatcaGGTTTGATGACAATAAACCTATCATCAGATTTCTTTGAGAAAGATAATTATCCTAAATCAACATCTGGTACATCTGATATCTCAGGGGGGCATTGATAAGATTTATTTAAcactaaaaaaataaaattttcgtCTAAAATACTTAATTATACTGTTCAACTGCAACTTTCAGTTAAAGTTTCAAGTCCAAGTTTAATTAACTTATTGTTGGCAATATTCAATAACTGAAAGTGTAGGCTAGTTCATCTTTACTTTTCCAATTTGGCCTATATACTATAGCCTGACTGTTAACACACTTCTAATTATTTAGTTgttgacaaaaattttactgCTATTCCAGTGTTCGAATGGAGACCTATATACTCTACCCTGCAAAGAAAATACTGTTTTTAACCCAAGCATTGGCGTATGCGATCGTCCAGAAAACGTTCCAAGTTGCTCTGGGCAGACTCTTGCCACAATTGCACCACCAACTGGTTCATCAGAACCACGTAAGATCAGGCTGTCGAAGTATATAATTTTGACTGTTGATTTTTTGACTGTTGATAATTGAGGTTGTTGGTTTAGTGGCCTTGCTATAATCGTCATCAGCATGTAAACGAACCATCACCATTTTCAAGCTCATTTGAACTCTTTTATGGTTTGTCGCTTTTTCCCATGCATTAGCGCATTTTATTATCAACTAATATTGTTTTTCGTCTTCACTGTACCAAGgacgaaaaaatttaaacagatGAATACATGATAGTTTGTCAATTATGTTGATTGTAAGTGACCATTACTCTTTATCGTATTCTTTTAGCTCCGCCTTCTTGTAGCAGCACTGACGGCATGGACTTATTACTTCCTATTCCTGGAAAATGCAATAAGTATTACCAGTGCAATGCag
The Clavelina lepadiformis chromosome 4, kaClaLepa1.1, whole genome shotgun sequence DNA segment above includes these coding regions:
- the LOC143452782 gene encoding calcium-activated chloride channel regulator 3A-1-like produces the protein MLNILLLLVPLLVFADASMITLANNRYEGLVIAINPEIAEDPKIIDGIKSIMTDASSVLFKATDNRAYFGEITILVPEKWTTGTYKAARNESYGKAGILVASANPKHGDEPYTMQYGECGEPGEYIHITPDFILNDDVIENYGPKGKTMIHEWAHFRWGVFDESATEGYDPFYYASESQNPEATRCPVSLKGTNVVILNDNGTRDCQYNGDTNWLPEDGCVFIVDSEQPESLNASLMSHQYLDQVLAFCHSDESDPVNLHNHEAPNEHNRLCNQRSVWDVMLSSIDFKNKANLPQVGFVNPQPTFKVIQPKTPRYVLVLDTSGSMNGINYDSMMTASSSFISYYVPDKSAVGIVEFNYEAQELCPLIMINTQTDRNYLLNRLPSPPDGGTAIGRGILKGIETMTDFGDSSGGHLIVLTDGQENVAPYINEVREDPTFKSANVIVDSVFFGTSGSVDLQKLSDETGGRTTSPNDLKSLIEAFQTLSENNDGDIQDKQFQIFSGSHFMNAHDFTSGMVVLDSTVGKNTLFGISWSQYPYAPDVVITNPTGEKYCSTPRPRCDSTGVSENINIKTINFQIPGVAKAGNWIYEIRTDTHSMTVNVLVTSQAADKDVPPIVVESSISSSDVSSGSPLVVNAKVSMGYEPILKALVTAKITSTDTGAVHMLDLYDGGSAPDVRKNDGIYSRYVTEFSNTGRYSVQVSVQGFGNNISAAGPALSPGSPAAFNFGHVDSKGNIVLNPAAHEHVTSSKQSGTTTTDIDPFTRIDTAGAFFFSETASADSSDLFPPSRVIDLTVKQVDALDVSQGVLLTFTSPGDDYDAGTANSYEIRYTYGSPSSLSKSFTAQNPVKSGNLISGDLTHPSVANSIENFVVNLTDIPTDKDLVTVAFALRATDDDNKVADVSNIAMMNLFLKPPAVSCSNGEGSPISSIPFEKKGDCKNFYQCSNGDLYTLPCKENTVFNPSIGVCDRPENVPSCSGQTLATIAPPTGSSEPPPPSCSSTDGMDLLLPIPGKCNKYYQCNAGILIERDCPPGLVFNPDTLYCDWTYNVPGC